The nucleotide window GCTAATGTTATTGTTGGTGTAAGAGAAAATGGTAGTTCTTGGAACTTAGTCAAAGAAGATGGCATGACTGTAAAAACCATTGAAGATGCAGCTAAAGAAGCTGATATCATTCACATTTTACTTCCTGATGAAATCCAAGAAAAAGTATACAATGAACAAATTGCACCATATGTTGAATCTGGCAACACCATTTCATTCTCTCACGGTTACAACATCCACTTTGGTTTAATCAAACCTGATGAAGATGTAAATATTGTAATGTTTGCACCTAAAGGACCTGGATCCATGGTAAGAAGAACTTACGAAGAAGGATTCGGTATTCCTGGTTTAGTAGCAGTTCAACAAGACGCTACTGGTGATGCTTTACAACTTGCATTGGGCATGGCAAAAGCTTGTGGATTAACCAAAGCAGGTGTTTTAGAAACTACTTTCCAAGAAGAAACAGAAACAGACTTGTTCGGTGAGCAAACAGTTTTATGTGGTGGTATTACTGAATTAATCAATGCAGGATTCACTACTTTAGTTGAAGCTGGTTACCAACCTGAAATCGCTTACTTTGAAACCTGTCACGAAGTAAAACTCATCGTTGACTTAATCTATGAAAAAGGTTTTGCTGGAATGTGGCACGATGTAAGTAACACTGCTGAATATGGTGGATTAACCAGGGGTAATAGAATTATTACTCAAGAAGCAAAAGACGGTATGAAAGCTGTTTTAAAAGAAATCCAAGATGGAACCTTCAAAAAACAATGGGCTGAAGAAAACGCTACTGACGGCGCTAACTTAAAAGAAATGAGAGCTGCTGAAGGTCAAAAAGATATTGAAATTGTTGGTGAAAGATTAAGGAAAGCTTGTGGATTACAAAAAGACGATTAAGTCTTTTTAATCCTTTTACTATTTTTTTTATATAATATTTTTTTTTAATGTGTGGTAATCATGGCATTTATTGGTATGGACCATGGAACTACTGGAATCTCTTTTTGCATAATGTCTGATGACGGAGATATTATCGATATTTTTAAAATTGGAAGGGAAGAAAGTAAAAAAGGTTTAGTTTCCGCTAGCGAGGAACTGACAAAACGTATTGATTTAAATTCTGTGAAGTTAATGGCCATTACTTATGCAATGGGTGATGGCATAAATAAAATTTTACCTACTGAAAATGTCAAGGACAGAGGAATTTTATCCATTAACGGTGCAGGCAAGGTAACTGGTGGTGGAACATCAGTATTTTCAGAGTTGCAGGAATTAAATATTCCTTCCGTAATGATTCCGGGTCTTCACAAGGATTCCACTTCTCTGGATAGATTGTTCAGAGCCGCTTATTCACACCAGGCAAGTCCGGAAAAGGTAAGCATTTCATATAATGCAATTAAGGAAACTGGCTGGGGCAACTTCATTGTTGCAGATATCTCTTCAAACAGTGTGGATATTCTAATTGAGGATGGAAAAATTAAAGGAGCCATCGATGCATGCCTGGGTGCTATGGGTATTGTGCATGGACCTATTGATTTGGAAATGATTAGGGATATTGATGAGAACAATGCATCTGCAAACGATTGTTTTTCTCATGCTGGAGCAATTAAAATTGCAGGAATCGATGGTAAAGTTGCCAATATGAAGGACCAACTTTTGGAAAACTATAAAAATGGCGATGAAGATGCTAAATTGGCAATTGATACATTAATCATGACTGTAGCTATGGAAATTGCCGGTTTGGATATTGCTTGCAATAATGATATTGAAGGTATTGTTTTAACAGGATCTGTTGGAAGTGCAACCGAACCCTTTAACTTTGAAGATGAAATTAACAAATATTTCAAAAATAAGTATCAATTAAAAGTTATTTCAAAAGAATCGGGTGCAATTGGTGCTGCACAAATAGCAATGGATGTTTTTAATGGTGAAAAAGAGATTTTAGGAATAGAAGTAGATTTCTAAAATTTCCTAATCTTCTTTTAAACTAATAAATATGATATTTCCGCCTTTAATGGTTTCGAGGCCATTTTCATTTTCAAGGACGAGATTTAAATAATTATCTATAGCAATTACTTTTCCTTCACTTTGATAGTCGCCTCTTAAATCTACAGTTACATATTTATTTTTAAATTGAGTAAAAAGTTTATTTACATTATCTTTATCGTGACTCATTTTTTCAAATCCTTGGTTATAATTCTATTTTTATTTTGAAGTTTCAACTTTAAATACTTTAATGTTGATAATATATATTATGGCAATTAATCAATTAGAAGAAAATTTAGAAGCAATTACAAGAACAATTGAACAGTTAAAAAGAGATGGTTGTAGCGATGAAAAGATTTTAAATGAACTTCGTGAAGAAAGAGATAAAATACTTAAAGATTTAAATTTATAAGTATTTTATTTTAACATTTCTTTTAATAAACTCATATCACTTGTTAAATCTATTTTTAAGGGAGTTATTGTAGTTTTATGCTCCTTACGTAATTCATATCCATCACTGCCGGGTTCATCAAAATCGTATGGCTCTCCACCAATCCAGTAGTATGGTTTTCCACGGGGATCCAGACGTTCATGAATGATGGGTGTATACATTCTTTTTCCTAATGTAGCTACTTCAAACTCCTCATTAATCGGATTTTCAGGAATATTCACGTTTAACAAATCAATTCCTTCCGGCAAACCTTTTTTTAAAACAATTTTGGCTATTTTATTTAGCATTTTTGTAGCGAAATCGAAGTCTATTTCGACTTCACCGTTTTCAAATTTAATATCGTCCCTGACTACTTCCTGTGAAATTGCTATTGTTGGAATTCCAAAACTTGCCGCTTCAATAGCAGCTCCTAAAGTTCCGGAGGTTGTCAATTCTGCTTTTCCTAAATTATAGCCTGTGTTTATTCCAGAAATCATGATATCGGGATGTTTGGATAATATTTCAAATAATCCGATAGTTACTGCATCGGTAGGGGTTCCGCTTACACCATATCCCAAACTTCCGTCTTTTAATGTATATTCATTTACTCTTAATGGCTCATAAAGTGTTAATGCATGTCCAATACCGCTTTGTTGTGTTTCAGGTGCCACTACATATGTATCGCATAATTCATCTACTGCTTTTTTTGCAGCAAGGATTCCTGAAGCGGTTATTCCATCATCATTACTTATTAATGCTTTCATATATTTATTAAGGTATAACCTTGTTAAAATATTTTTAGATTTCTAGCAAATTATGATAAACTTTAATAACAATTTAATGTATAAAATATATTAGTAATTTTTTTTTAAAAACACATGCGGGTGGAAATTTGGAAAAACCACAACTTATTAATTTCATAGCTAAGGTAATGGAGGACTCTGGTTTCAAGGTTTATAAGAATTTTAAAACCTCTCAGAAAGTCATAGATATATATGCCATATTGCCAACAACACTTGGGGATTTTGGTGTTGTTGTAGCATGTAAAAACTATGATAAAGACTTTGAAATTGGGGTGGATGTTTTAAAAGAGATGGAAGAAGTTGGAGAAAGTTTAAAGGCATCCAAGGTCACAATTGTTTCTTCTTCTTATTTTTCAAGTCAGGCAACCAATTATGCACTTCGTAAAAACATTAAATTGGTAGATCGGGATAATTTGCTGGAACTTGCTAAAAAATACCAAGATAGAACTTCTCAAACTACTTTGGATAACACTTCCTATGATGGCGGAGCAGCAGCTTATATTGATGAGGAATATCCTGAATATAGTTATGATGCTTCAGATATGGAATATCTGATGCAGAGACGTGAACAAAATCCTGTTGTTTATAAAAATACTCTTTATAGGCAAGATGATGGAGGAGTTCACCATGGTGGATTTTCTTCTCTATTGAATAGGGGGGCTCACGCTCCGAGGGATAGTAGTTTTGGTTATACTACCTTATATAACTATAATCAAAGAAGCCTTCAGAATTCACGGTTCTTCCAATTAATTCAAAATCCAATTATAATGATTATTGTTGTTGTAGTTGTTGCTTATCTTCTTTCATTTATCTGCGGAAGGCTGTTAAGACTTGATGCTGGTATCACCGGATTAATCGAAATGCTTGCCGCATTGATTTTATCTTATGGTTTATCATTATATGCTGAAAGAAATGGTGATTTCATTGTAAGAGGAACATTCATATTCTTTATTTCATTAGTAATATTAATTATATTAATTTTTATTTAATTTAATATAATTAAAATTCATTATTATTAAAATCAAACCTAAAAGATATAAAAACCAAATCATTATGTCTGTTGGTCCGGTTTCTATCCAAATTAATGTGTGTGTTAATATTATGGAGTAAATCCCTACTCCTATTCCTTCTTTTATTTTATGTACTAACTGTAAAAATGTTCCCATAAATAACATTTGAATTGTAAGTCCGATTAATCCGAAATCAAGATATACAGGACCAAACAATGTGGATGTTAAGCATACGTCATAATGAAGTACATATTGGCCGATAAATGTTCTTGGACTTCCTGATGAAAAAATCATGCTTAATATATGTCCGTGTGTGCTTCCGCCTAAAGGTATTATTTTTTCAAATACTTCTAAAGTGAATGCAGCTCTGTAAAAAACAAGTTCTAATGGGTTTAAAGTCCAATGCTGGTTTGCAATTGATTGTGATGCAATGTATCCGACTGCTAACATTCCAACGACAATTATGGCTATAAAGATTATGCCTAATTTTCTTGATATTTTTTTAAGATAATAAAGGGTAATAAAAGAGCTTCCTAAAATTCCAAGAACTGAAGTTCTATATCCATTTAAACCGAAAATCAATGCTCCGAGAATTACCAGTAGCAGATATTTCTTACTGTAATACTTTGCAAGCAGGATATTTATCATTATTAAAAATAGTGGATAGGCTACTCTCCAGATATTGGTTGTGGCATTTGATTTCAATACGCTATTGAATAGGGGAATTCCTCCAAGCAATACCATGTTGAGGGTTTGCAGAATCAATGCGATTATGACAAGTGCCAGTATGAGTTTTTCAGATAGAAAATCCAGACTTTTAGTTTTTTCTACATTAATTTTGTATTTGATACATACTGCACCGACTGCAAAAATGATACATGCAAATATAACGGTCAATATTACTTCTGGTTTCAATGGATCTTCAAATCTGTAATTGAATGAGCCTATATATCCCATTGCTAAAAATACTAGTATTGCAACTACAACTAACAATGGTTGGAAAAGGTCAATTTTTTCAAATTTCATTTTCTATCCTCCAAGCTCTTTTGCAGATATGGCCAGATTTCCTCCAAAATCAGGCATTGCAGCTACATGGGTGTGAACATAACTTGCAAGAGTATTTCTCTCAATAAATCCATCTTGGTTATTGTATGATCCTTTTCCTCTCAATATATTGAATGCCAGCTTGTGCTGAATGTTACTTGAATCAACCAATACTTTGGAGTAATGGAATTCGTGACCGTGGAATTTTTCTCCTTTTTTGGATATGATATTGTCTTCGGTAACTTCGGCAATTGTATACTTTAGCGCTTGCACCCTGTCTGTTAAAATTGCTTTGTAAGGATATACATTAACAACTTTATCTTCATGGATGGAATTCATAAGATACATTAAACCACCACATTCAGCAAAGATAGGCCTATCTTCCAAGTGGAAAGTATTAATTTCTTGAAGCATTTTTTCATTTGCGCTAAGTTCCTTGGAAAAGAGTTCAGGATATCCTCCACCGATATACAATCCATCTACATCAGGCAATCCTTCATCGTTTAAAGGTGAGAAATATTCAATTTTAGCATTATTTGCCTCTAAAGATTCTATATTTTCCTTATAATAAAAATTAAATACTTCATCGTATGCAACTCCAATTTTAACCTTTTGTTTGTTCAATTTATTCCAAATCGGAACAATATCTGATGTAATTTTTGGAGCTTCGCCAGCAATTTCCACCAGTCTGTCTAAATCAATTGAATTTTTTATTACTTCAGACCAGATATCAATATATTTAAGTGAATTCTCTTTTTCACGAGCAGGAACAAGACCTAAATGTCTTTCTTCTATTGATATTGCATCATCACGTACAATACCGCCAATTACCTCGGTTTTAGTAATCTCTTCAATTGACCTTTTTGTTTTTTCGTAGTGAGCCTTATTTTTAACTTTATTCAAAATAACTCCGGCAATATTTATTTCGGGATCAAGAGCCTTAAAGCCCAAAACCAAAGCCGCCGCACTTTTAACCAAACTTCTGGAGTTTATGATTAAAATCACCGGTGCCTTTAAGGATTTGGCTATTGAAGCTGTACTTCCTATGTCATTGACAGAATCAATTCCTTCATAAAGGCCACGAACGCCTTCAATCACGGCTATATCTTTTCCCACCATAGCCTTTAGATAGGAATCCCTTACTTGGCCGGATTCCATAAAAAACGAATCCAGGTTTCTGGATACATTTTCGGTAGCTAATGTATGGTAGGATGGATCGATATAATCTGGCCCAACTTTAAAAGGTTGGACATTGTATTTTTCGCTTAAAGCCTTCATTATTCCGGTAGATATTGTTGTTTTTCCAACTGCACTACCTGTCCCTGCTAAAATAATTCTCATAATTAGTAATTTGCATCTTTATTATATAACAATTTTTTGTATAAATCATTTTATATAATATTAAAAATAAAATTTAAACTATAATATATGGTGATTAAATGAGAATTTTACTAATCCATTCTGATTATTTAAATTATACTGTAAAGAATAAAACACCTGTTGCTGAAGAAATTGAGGATGCTAAAATGCAAGGAGCATTCGACGATTCTTTAGTGGTATTTACAAGTGTTGAAAAAGAAGATGAAGATAATCCAGAAGGTATTGTTAAAAATTTAGTCAGTGAAGTTATAAAAACCAATGAACAAGTTAAAGCTGAAAATATTGTATTATATCCATATGCTCACTTATCTTCTTCATTAGGTTCTCCAAAAGTTGCTATTAAAATTTTAAAAGATACTGAGGAAGCTTTGCTTGCTGAAAATTTAAATGTTAAAAGAGTACCTTTCGGATGGTATAAGGCATTTGAGATTTCCTGTAAAGGTCACCCATTAAGCGAACTTTCAAGAACTATTACTGCAGACACTGAAGAAGAAAAAGTTGAAAGAAAACCATCTAAATGGCAAATCCTTGAAGGGGACAAAATAACTCAAATTGATGACTTTAAATTTGAAAACAGAGCTTTCAAACAACTTGTTGATTATGAACTTGGTCAGGGAGCATCTGATGAAGGCGAACCACCTCATGTCAAATTAATGAGAGAAAAAGAAATCTGTGATTATGAACCTGCTTCTGATGTTGGAAACCTCAGATGGTATCCAAAAGGAAAATTAATCAGAGATTTGCTTGCCGATTATGTTTATGACTTAACTGTCGACCGTGGAGCAATGCCGGTTGAAACTCCAATCTTCTATGATTTGGACAATCAAGCAATTTATGAACATGCTTACAAATTTGGTGAAAGACAATACAGAACCGACACCAAAAAGAATTTAATGCTTAGGTTTGCAGCTTGTTTCGGTGCATTCAGATTAATGTCCGATTCATATTTGACATGGAAAAATTTCCCTGCCAAAATTTTTGAATTGACCAGATACAGTTTCCGTTTTGAGAAAAAAGGAGAAGTTGTTGGTCTTAAAAGATTAAGGGCATTTACCATGCCTGATTGCCACTCATTCTGTTGTGATGTACATTCATCTTTAGAAGAATTCTCTCAACAAACTGACATGTGTATGCAGACTGGTAAAGACTTGAATTTAGATTTTGAAGTAATTTTCAGAGCAACTCAAGACTTCTTTGAAGAAAATGAAGAATGGATGTATGAAATTGCTCGCAAGTTCAACAAACCAATTCTTTTAGAAATCTTGCCTGAAAGACATCATTACTGGATATGTAAAATAGATTTGGCAAATATTGACGCTTTAGGTCGTCCTATTGAAAACCCAACTGTTCAAATCGATGTTGAAAGTGGTAAAAGATTTGACATCACCTACTTGGGAGAAGATGGCGAACAGCACAATCCTACAATCTTGCACACTTCACCAACTGGAAGTATTGAAAGGGTTTTATGTGCAATGCTTGAAAAAACTGCAATTGAAATCAATGAAAGATCTCCAATGTTGCCAACATGGTTAAGTCCAATTCAAGCAAGAATCTTAACTGTTGGAGAAAGTCATAAAGAATTTGCAGAAGAACTTTATTCTAAAATCAATGCTTCCAACATCCGTGTGGATATTGATGATAGGGATGAGAGTATTGGTAAAAAAATCAGAAATGCATCTAAAGAATGGATTCCGTACATTTTTGTTGTCGGTGACAAGGAAATGGAATCCGGCAAGTTCCAAGTAACTGTTCGTGAAACTGGTGAGAAAGTAGAAATGACAGTTGATGACTTGATTAGTGAAATTAATGAAAAATGTGAAGGAAAACCTTTCAGAAAATTGCCTTTGCCTAAGGATATTTCAAGAAGGATTAACTTCCAATAATTATATTTACAAATAAAAACATATTATAAAATGTTATTATATGACGGAGGAAATTTAATGGACCCAATGTACAGAATAGGAGAAGCTCTTATTGGAGATGGCCCTGAATTAGCTCACGTTGATTTATTAATCGGTGATAAATTCGGCCCTGTTGGTCAAGCTTTTGCTAATGGATTATCCAATTTATCTGTTGGACACACTCCTT belongs to uncultured Methanobrevibacter sp. and includes:
- the cfbB gene encoding Ni-sirohydrochlorin a,c-diamide synthase encodes the protein MRIILAGTGSAVGKTTISTGIMKALSEKYNVQPFKVGPDYIDPSYHTLATENVSRNLDSFFMESGQVRDSYLKAMVGKDIAVIEGVRGLYEGIDSVNDIGSTASIAKSLKAPVILIINSRSLVKSAAALVLGFKALDPEINIAGVILNKVKNKAHYEKTKRSIEEITKTEVIGGIVRDDAISIEERHLGLVPAREKENSLKYIDIWSEVIKNSIDLDRLVEIAGEAPKITSDIVPIWNKLNKQKVKIGVAYDEVFNFYYKENIESLEANNAKIEYFSPLNDEGLPDVDGLYIGGGYPELFSKELSANEKMLQEINTFHLEDRPIFAECGGLMYLMNSIHEDKVVNVYPYKAILTDRVQALKYTIAEVTEDNIISKKGEKFHGHEFHYSKVLVDSSNIQHKLAFNILRGKGSYNNQDGFIERNTLASYVHTHVAAMPDFGGNLAISAKELGG
- the ilvC gene encoding ketol-acid reductoisomerase → MKMYYDADVNTDALEGKTIAVIGYGSQGRAQSRNMADSGANVIVGVRENGSSWNLVKEDGMTVKTIEDAAKEADIIHILLPDEIQEKVYNEQIAPYVESGNTISFSHGYNIHFGLIKPDEDVNIVMFAPKGPGSMVRRTYEEGFGIPGLVAVQQDATGDALQLALGMAKACGLTKAGVLETTFQEETETDLFGEQTVLCGGITELINAGFTTLVEAGYQPEIAYFETCHEVKLIVDLIYEKGFAGMWHDVSNTAEYGGLTRGNRIITQEAKDGMKAVLKEIQDGTFKKQWAEENATDGANLKEMRAAEGQKDIEIVGERLRKACGLQKDD
- a CDS encoding oligosaccharide repeat unit polymerase family protein, which produces MKFEKIDLFQPLLVVVAILVFLAMGYIGSFNYRFEDPLKPEVILTVIFACIIFAVGAVCIKYKINVEKTKSLDFLSEKLILALVIIALILQTLNMVLLGGIPLFNSVLKSNATTNIWRVAYPLFLIMINILLAKYYSKKYLLLVILGALIFGLNGYRTSVLGILGSSFITLYYLKKISRKLGIIFIAIIVVGMLAVGYIASQSIANQHWTLNPLELVFYRAAFTLEVFEKIIPLGGSTHGHILSMIFSSGSPRTFIGQYVLHYDVCLTSTLFGPVYLDFGLIGLTIQMLFMGTFLQLVHKIKEGIGVGIYSIILTHTLIWIETGPTDIMIWFLYLLGLILIIMNFNYIKLNKN
- a CDS encoding LSM domain-containing protein, whose protein sequence is MSHDKDNVNKLFTQFKNKYVTVDLRGDYQSEGKVIAIDNYLNLVLENENGLETIKGGNIIFISLKED
- a CDS encoding methanogenesis marker 12 protein codes for the protein MAFIGMDHGTTGISFCIMSDDGDIIDIFKIGREESKKGLVSASEELTKRIDLNSVKLMAITYAMGDGINKILPTENVKDRGILSINGAGKVTGGGTSVFSELQELNIPSVMIPGLHKDSTSLDRLFRAAYSHQASPEKVSISYNAIKETGWGNFIVADISSNSVDILIEDGKIKGAIDACLGAMGIVHGPIDLEMIRDIDENNASANDCFSHAGAIKIAGIDGKVANMKDQLLENYKNGDEDAKLAIDTLIMTVAMEIAGLDIACNNDIEGIVLTGSVGSATEPFNFEDEINKYFKNKYQLKVISKESGAIGAAQIAMDVFNGEKEILGIEVDF
- a CDS encoding restriction endonuclease, which translates into the protein MEKPQLINFIAKVMEDSGFKVYKNFKTSQKVIDIYAILPTTLGDFGVVVACKNYDKDFEIGVDVLKEMEEVGESLKASKVTIVSSSYFSSQATNYALRKNIKLVDRDNLLELAKKYQDRTSQTTLDNTSYDGGAAAYIDEEYPEYSYDASDMEYLMQRREQNPVVYKNTLYRQDDGGVHHGGFSSLLNRGAHAPRDSSFGYTTLYNYNQRSLQNSRFFQLIQNPIIMIIVVVVVAYLLSFICGRLLRLDAGITGLIEMLAALILSYGLSLYAERNGDFIVRGTFIFFISLVILIILIFI
- a CDS encoding threonine--tRNA ligase, which translates into the protein MRILLIHSDYLNYTVKNKTPVAEEIEDAKMQGAFDDSLVVFTSVEKEDEDNPEGIVKNLVSEVIKTNEQVKAENIVLYPYAHLSSSLGSPKVAIKILKDTEEALLAENLNVKRVPFGWYKAFEISCKGHPLSELSRTITADTEEEKVERKPSKWQILEGDKITQIDDFKFENRAFKQLVDYELGQGASDEGEPPHVKLMREKEICDYEPASDVGNLRWYPKGKLIRDLLADYVYDLTVDRGAMPVETPIFYDLDNQAIYEHAYKFGERQYRTDTKKNLMLRFAACFGAFRLMSDSYLTWKNFPAKIFELTRYSFRFEKKGEVVGLKRLRAFTMPDCHSFCCDVHSSLEEFSQQTDMCMQTGKDLNLDFEVIFRATQDFFEENEEWMYEIARKFNKPILLEILPERHHYWICKIDLANIDALGRPIENPTVQIDVESGKRFDITYLGEDGEQHNPTILHTSPTGSIERVLCAMLEKTAIEINERSPMLPTWLSPIQARILTVGESHKEFAEELYSKINASNIRVDIDDRDESIGKKIRNASKEWIPYIFVVGDKEMESGKFQVTVRETGEKVEMTVDDLISEINEKCEGKPFRKLPLPKDISRRINFQ
- the surE gene encoding 5'/3'-nucleotidase SurE, translating into MKALISNDDGITASGILAAKKAVDELCDTYVVAPETQQSGIGHALTLYEPLRVNEYTLKDGSLGYGVSGTPTDAVTIGLFEILSKHPDIMISGINTGYNLGKAELTTSGTLGAAIEAASFGIPTIAISQEVVRDDIKFENGEVEIDFDFATKMLNKIAKIVLKKGLPEGIDLLNVNIPENPINEEFEVATLGKRMYTPIIHERLDPRGKPYYWIGGEPYDFDEPGSDGYELRKEHKTTITPLKIDLTSDMSLLKEMLK